From a single Piliocolobus tephrosceles isolate RC106 chromosome 21, ASM277652v3, whole genome shotgun sequence genomic region:
- the DENND1C gene encoding DENN domain-containing protein 1C isoform X2, with translation MESRAEGGSPAVFDWFFEAACPASLQEDPPILRQFPPDFRDQEAMQMVPKFCFPFDVEREPPSPVVQHFTFALTDLAGNRRFGFCRLRAGTQSCLCILSHLPWFEVFYKLLNTVGDLLAQDQVSEAEELLQNLFQQSLSGPQASVGLELGSGVTVSSGQGIPPPTPGNSKPLSCFVAPDSGRLPSIPENRNLTELVVAVTDENIVALFAALLAERRVLLTASKLSTLTSCVHASCALLYPMRWEHVLIPTLPPHLLDYCCAPMPYLIGVHASLAEKVREKALEDVVVLNVDANTLETTFNDVQALPPDVVSLLRLRLRKVALAPGEGVSRLFLKAQALLFGGYRDALVCSPGQPVTFSEEAFLAQKPGAPLQAFHQRAVHLQLFKQFIEARLEKLNNGEGFSDQFEQEITGCGASSGAVRSYQLWADNLKKGGGALLHSVKAKTQPAVKNMYRSAKSGLKGVQSLLMYKDGDSILQRGGSLRAPALTSRSDRLQQRLPITRHFGQNRPLRPSRRRRLEEGTSEPPGVGTPPLSPEDEGCPWAEEALDSSFLGSGEELDLLSEILDSLSVGAKSAGSLRPSQSLDCCHRGDLDSCFSLPNIPRWQPDDKKLPEPEPQPLSLPSLQNTSSLDATSSSKDPRSQLIPSESDQEVISPSQSATASADPSSRGDPKPSPLTEPLILHLAPSHKAAEDSRTQENPASWLSTAPTEPSPPESPQILAPTKPNFDIAWTSQPLDPSSDPSSLEDPRAPSPKALLAEHAHLQPLEEPGALTSPATPTSNWQNLQPSSRPRVADLKKCFEG, from the exons ATGGAATCCAGAGCTGA AGGGGGCTCCCCTGCCGTGTTTGATTGGTTCTTCGAAGCGGCCTGCCCCGCCTCCCTGCAGGAGG ATCCCCCCATCCTGCGGCAGTTCCCTCCAGACTTCAGGGACCAG GAAGCTATGCAGATGGTGCCTAaattctgcttcccttttgatGTAGAAAG GGAGCCCCCCAGCCCTGTCGTGCAGCATTTCACCTTCGCCCTCACAGACCTTGCCGGCAACCGCAGATTTGGTTTCTGCCGCCTGCGGGCGGGTACCCAGAGCTGTCTCTGCATCCTCAG CCACTTGCCCTGGTTCGAGGTGTTTTACAAGCTACTGAACACAGTGGGAGACCTCCTAGCCCAGGACCAG GTCTCCGAGGCAGAGGAACTTCTTCAAAATCTGTTTCAGCAGTCCCTGTCTGGGCCCCAGGCCTCAGTGGGGCTGGAGCTG GGCAGCGGAGTGACCGTCTCCAGCGGGCAGGGTATCCCGCCCCCTACCCCGGGAAATAGCAAGCCG CTGTCCTGCTTCGTGGCCCCGGACTCCGGCCGCCTGCCATCCATCCCTGAGAAC AGGAACCTAACGGAGCTGGTGGTGGCCGTGACTGACGAGAACATCGTGGCGCTGTTCGCGGCGCTCCTGGCGGAGAGAAGAGTCCTGCTCACCGCCAGCAAACTCAGCACA CTGACCTCGTGCGTCCACGCGTCCTGCGCGCTCCTGTACCCCATGCGCTGGGAGCACGTGCTGATCCCCACGCTGCCCCCACACCTACTGGACTACTGCTG CGCGCCCATGCCCTACCTCATTGGAGTGCACGCCAGTCTCGCCGAG AAAGTACGAGAAAAAGCTCTGGAGGACGTCGTAGTGCTGAACGTCGACGCCAATACCTTGGAGACAACATTTAACGATGTGCAGGCGCTGCCTCCAGACGTG GTGTCCCTGCTGAGGCTCCGACTCAGGAAGGTCGCCCTGGCCCCCGGGGAAGGGGTGTCCCGTCTCTTCCTCAAAGCCCAGGCCCTGCTCTTCGGGGGGTACCGCGATGCACTTGTCTGCAGCCCG GGCCAGCCAGTGACCTTCAGTGAGGAAGCCTTCTTGGCCCAGAAGCCTGGGGCACCTCTGCAGGCCTTCCACCAGCGGGCTGTGCACCTGCAGCTGTTCAAACAG TTCATCGAAGCCCGACTGGAGAAGCTCAACAATGGGGAGGGCTTCTCAGATCAATTCGAGCAGGAGATCACCGGCTGCGGGGCCTCCTCAG GGGCCGTTCGATCCTATCAGCTCTGGGCAGACAATCTAAAG AAAGGTGGTGGTGCCCTCCTGCACTCAGTCAAGGCCAAGACCCAACCAGCAGTCAAGAACATGTACCGCTCG GCCAAGAGTGGTTTGAAGGGGGTGCAGAGCCTTCTAATGTATAAG GATGGAGACTCTATCCTGCAGAGGGGGGGCTCTCTGAGGGCCCCAGCCCTCACCAGCCGCTCAGACCGCCTGCAGCAACGCCTCCCAATCACTCGGCACTTTGGACAG AACCGGCCCCTTCGCCCCAGCAGGAGACGCCGGCTGGAAGAGGGAACTTCCGAGCCCCCAGGGGTGGG GACACCCCCTCTGAGTCCTGAGGATGAGGGGTGCCCATGGGCAGAAGAAGCTCTGGACAGCAGCTTCTTAGGGTCTGGAGAAGAACTGGATTTGTTGAGCGAGATTCTGGACAGTCTTAGCGTGGGAGCCAAGAGTGCAGGCAGCCTGAGACCGAGCCAGAGTTTAGACTGCTGTCACAGAGGAGACCTGGACAGCTGCTTCAGCCTG CCTAACATACCAAGATGGCAACCAGACGATAAGAAACTACCAGAGCCAGAGCCCCAGCCCCTGTCCCTGCCATCCCTGCAAAACACCTCATCTTTGGATGCCACCAGCTCTTCAAAGGACCCCAGGTCCCAGCTAATACCCTCAGAGTCCGACCAAGAAGTCATCTCTCCATCCCAGTCCGCAACAGCTTCTGCAGACCCAAGCAGCCGAGGGGACCCCAAACCCTCTCCTCTCACAGAGCCCCTAATTCTTCATCTCGCCCCTTCCCACAAGGCAGCTGAAGATTCTAGAACCCAGGAAAACCCCGCTTCCTGGCTCTCCACTGCacccactgagcccagccctccAGAAAGCCCCCAAATTTTGGCCCCCACAAAGCCCAACTTTGATATAGCCTGGACGTCCCAGCCCCTTGATCCTTCCTCAGACCCCAGTTCTCTGGAGGACCCCAGAGCCCCGTCTCCCAAGGCCCTGCTAGCAGAGCACGCTCACCTCCAGCCACTCGAGGAACCGGGAGCCCTGACTTCCCCTGCTACACCCACCAGCAACTGGCAAAACCTCCAGCCCAGCAGCCGGCCCAGAGTCGCTGATCTTAAGAAGTGCTTTGAGGGTTAA
- the DENND1C gene encoding DENN domain-containing protein 1C isoform X1 has product MESRADPRLHLLLDMGAEEESRDHRVYKGAPLPCLIGSSKRPAPPPCRRIPPSCGSSLQTSGTREPPSPVVQHFTFALTDLAGNRRFGFCRLRAGTQSCLCILSHLPWFEVFYKLLNTVGDLLAQDQVSEAEELLQNLFQQSLSGPQASVGLELGSGVTVSSGQGIPPPTPGNSKPLSCFVAPDSGRLPSIPENRNLTELVVAVTDENIVALFAALLAERRVLLTASKLSTLTSCVHASCALLYPMRWEHVLIPTLPPHLLDYCCAPMPYLIGVHASLAEKVREKALEDVVVLNVDANTLETTFNDVQALPPDVVSLLRLRLRKVALAPGEGVSRLFLKAQALLFGGYRDALVCSPGQPVTFSEEAFLAQKPGAPLQAFHQRAVHLQLFKQFIEARLEKLNNGEGFSDQFEQEITGCGASSGAVRSYQLWADNLKKGGGALLHSVKAKTQPAVKNMYRSAKSGLKGVQSLLMYKDGDSILQRGGSLRAPALTSRSDRLQQRLPITRHFGQNRPLRPSRRRRLEEGTSEPPGVGTPPLSPEDEGCPWAEEALDSSFLGSGEELDLLSEILDSLSVGAKSAGSLRPSQSLDCCHRGDLDSCFSLPNIPRWQPDDKKLPEPEPQPLSLPSLQNTSSLDATSSSKDPRSQLIPSESDQEVISPSQSATASADPSSRGDPKPSPLTEPLILHLAPSHKAAEDSRTQENPASWLSTAPTEPSPPESPQILAPTKPNFDIAWTSQPLDPSSDPSSLEDPRAPSPKALLAEHAHLQPLEEPGALTSPATPTSNWQNLQPSSRPRVADLKKCFEG; this is encoded by the exons ATGGAATCCAGAGCTGA CCCAAGGCTGCATCTTCTGCTTGATATGGGGGCAGAGGAGGAAAGCAGAGATCACAGGGTTTACA AGGGGGCTCCCCTGCCGTGTTTGATTGGTTCTTCGAAGCGGCCTGCCCCGCCTCCCTGCAGGAGG ATCCCCCCATCCTGCGGCAGTTCCCTCCAGACTTCAGGGACCAG GGAGCCCCCCAGCCCTGTCGTGCAGCATTTCACCTTCGCCCTCACAGACCTTGCCGGCAACCGCAGATTTGGTTTCTGCCGCCTGCGGGCGGGTACCCAGAGCTGTCTCTGCATCCTCAG CCACTTGCCCTGGTTCGAGGTGTTTTACAAGCTACTGAACACAGTGGGAGACCTCCTAGCCCAGGACCAG GTCTCCGAGGCAGAGGAACTTCTTCAAAATCTGTTTCAGCAGTCCCTGTCTGGGCCCCAGGCCTCAGTGGGGCTGGAGCTG GGCAGCGGAGTGACCGTCTCCAGCGGGCAGGGTATCCCGCCCCCTACCCCGGGAAATAGCAAGCCG CTGTCCTGCTTCGTGGCCCCGGACTCCGGCCGCCTGCCATCCATCCCTGAGAAC AGGAACCTAACGGAGCTGGTGGTGGCCGTGACTGACGAGAACATCGTGGCGCTGTTCGCGGCGCTCCTGGCGGAGAGAAGAGTCCTGCTCACCGCCAGCAAACTCAGCACA CTGACCTCGTGCGTCCACGCGTCCTGCGCGCTCCTGTACCCCATGCGCTGGGAGCACGTGCTGATCCCCACGCTGCCCCCACACCTACTGGACTACTGCTG CGCGCCCATGCCCTACCTCATTGGAGTGCACGCCAGTCTCGCCGAG AAAGTACGAGAAAAAGCTCTGGAGGACGTCGTAGTGCTGAACGTCGACGCCAATACCTTGGAGACAACATTTAACGATGTGCAGGCGCTGCCTCCAGACGTG GTGTCCCTGCTGAGGCTCCGACTCAGGAAGGTCGCCCTGGCCCCCGGGGAAGGGGTGTCCCGTCTCTTCCTCAAAGCCCAGGCCCTGCTCTTCGGGGGGTACCGCGATGCACTTGTCTGCAGCCCG GGCCAGCCAGTGACCTTCAGTGAGGAAGCCTTCTTGGCCCAGAAGCCTGGGGCACCTCTGCAGGCCTTCCACCAGCGGGCTGTGCACCTGCAGCTGTTCAAACAG TTCATCGAAGCCCGACTGGAGAAGCTCAACAATGGGGAGGGCTTCTCAGATCAATTCGAGCAGGAGATCACCGGCTGCGGGGCCTCCTCAG GGGCCGTTCGATCCTATCAGCTCTGGGCAGACAATCTAAAG AAAGGTGGTGGTGCCCTCCTGCACTCAGTCAAGGCCAAGACCCAACCAGCAGTCAAGAACATGTACCGCTCG GCCAAGAGTGGTTTGAAGGGGGTGCAGAGCCTTCTAATGTATAAG GATGGAGACTCTATCCTGCAGAGGGGGGGCTCTCTGAGGGCCCCAGCCCTCACCAGCCGCTCAGACCGCCTGCAGCAACGCCTCCCAATCACTCGGCACTTTGGACAG AACCGGCCCCTTCGCCCCAGCAGGAGACGCCGGCTGGAAGAGGGAACTTCCGAGCCCCCAGGGGTGGG GACACCCCCTCTGAGTCCTGAGGATGAGGGGTGCCCATGGGCAGAAGAAGCTCTGGACAGCAGCTTCTTAGGGTCTGGAGAAGAACTGGATTTGTTGAGCGAGATTCTGGACAGTCTTAGCGTGGGAGCCAAGAGTGCAGGCAGCCTGAGACCGAGCCAGAGTTTAGACTGCTGTCACAGAGGAGACCTGGACAGCTGCTTCAGCCTG CCTAACATACCAAGATGGCAACCAGACGATAAGAAACTACCAGAGCCAGAGCCCCAGCCCCTGTCCCTGCCATCCCTGCAAAACACCTCATCTTTGGATGCCACCAGCTCTTCAAAGGACCCCAGGTCCCAGCTAATACCCTCAGAGTCCGACCAAGAAGTCATCTCTCCATCCCAGTCCGCAACAGCTTCTGCAGACCCAAGCAGCCGAGGGGACCCCAAACCCTCTCCTCTCACAGAGCCCCTAATTCTTCATCTCGCCCCTTCCCACAAGGCAGCTGAAGATTCTAGAACCCAGGAAAACCCCGCTTCCTGGCTCTCCACTGCacccactgagcccagccctccAGAAAGCCCCCAAATTTTGGCCCCCACAAAGCCCAACTTTGATATAGCCTGGACGTCCCAGCCCCTTGATCCTTCCTCAGACCCCAGTTCTCTGGAGGACCCCAGAGCCCCGTCTCCCAAGGCCCTGCTAGCAGAGCACGCTCACCTCCAGCCACTCGAGGAACCGGGAGCCCTGACTTCCCCTGCTACACCCACCAGCAACTGGCAAAACCTCCAGCCCAGCAGCCGGCCCAGAGTCGCTGATCTTAAGAAGTGCTTTGAGGGTTAA
- the DENND1C gene encoding DENN domain-containing protein 1C isoform X3, giving the protein MGAEEESRDHRVYKGAPLPCLIGSSKRPAPPPCRRIPPSCGSSLQTSGTREPPSPVVQHFTFALTDLAGNRRFGFCRLRAGTQSCLCILSHLPWFEVFYKLLNTVGDLLAQDQVSEAEELLQNLFQQSLSGPQASVGLELGSGVTVSSGQGIPPPTPGNSKPLSCFVAPDSGRLPSIPENRNLTELVVAVTDENIVALFAALLAERRVLLTASKLSTLTSCVHASCALLYPMRWEHVLIPTLPPHLLDYCCAPMPYLIGVHASLAEKVREKALEDVVVLNVDANTLETTFNDVQALPPDVVSLLRLRLRKVALAPGEGVSRLFLKAQALLFGGYRDALVCSPGQPVTFSEEAFLAQKPGAPLQAFHQRAVHLQLFKQFIEARLEKLNNGEGFSDQFEQEITGCGASSGAVRSYQLWADNLKKGGGALLHSVKAKTQPAVKNMYRSAKSGLKGVQSLLMYKDGDSILQRGGSLRAPALTSRSDRLQQRLPITRHFGQNRPLRPSRRRRLEEGTSEPPGVGTPPLSPEDEGCPWAEEALDSSFLGSGEELDLLSEILDSLSVGAKSAGSLRPSQSLDCCHRGDLDSCFSLPNIPRWQPDDKKLPEPEPQPLSLPSLQNTSSLDATSSSKDPRSQLIPSESDQEVISPSQSATASADPSSRGDPKPSPLTEPLILHLAPSHKAAEDSRTQENPASWLSTAPTEPSPPESPQILAPTKPNFDIAWTSQPLDPSSDPSSLEDPRAPSPKALLAEHAHLQPLEEPGALTSPATPTSNWQNLQPSSRPRVADLKKCFEG; this is encoded by the exons ATGGGGGCAGAGGAGGAAAGCAGAGATCACAGGGTTTACA AGGGGGCTCCCCTGCCGTGTTTGATTGGTTCTTCGAAGCGGCCTGCCCCGCCTCCCTGCAGGAGG ATCCCCCCATCCTGCGGCAGTTCCCTCCAGACTTCAGGGACCAG GGAGCCCCCCAGCCCTGTCGTGCAGCATTTCACCTTCGCCCTCACAGACCTTGCCGGCAACCGCAGATTTGGTTTCTGCCGCCTGCGGGCGGGTACCCAGAGCTGTCTCTGCATCCTCAG CCACTTGCCCTGGTTCGAGGTGTTTTACAAGCTACTGAACACAGTGGGAGACCTCCTAGCCCAGGACCAG GTCTCCGAGGCAGAGGAACTTCTTCAAAATCTGTTTCAGCAGTCCCTGTCTGGGCCCCAGGCCTCAGTGGGGCTGGAGCTG GGCAGCGGAGTGACCGTCTCCAGCGGGCAGGGTATCCCGCCCCCTACCCCGGGAAATAGCAAGCCG CTGTCCTGCTTCGTGGCCCCGGACTCCGGCCGCCTGCCATCCATCCCTGAGAAC AGGAACCTAACGGAGCTGGTGGTGGCCGTGACTGACGAGAACATCGTGGCGCTGTTCGCGGCGCTCCTGGCGGAGAGAAGAGTCCTGCTCACCGCCAGCAAACTCAGCACA CTGACCTCGTGCGTCCACGCGTCCTGCGCGCTCCTGTACCCCATGCGCTGGGAGCACGTGCTGATCCCCACGCTGCCCCCACACCTACTGGACTACTGCTG CGCGCCCATGCCCTACCTCATTGGAGTGCACGCCAGTCTCGCCGAG AAAGTACGAGAAAAAGCTCTGGAGGACGTCGTAGTGCTGAACGTCGACGCCAATACCTTGGAGACAACATTTAACGATGTGCAGGCGCTGCCTCCAGACGTG GTGTCCCTGCTGAGGCTCCGACTCAGGAAGGTCGCCCTGGCCCCCGGGGAAGGGGTGTCCCGTCTCTTCCTCAAAGCCCAGGCCCTGCTCTTCGGGGGGTACCGCGATGCACTTGTCTGCAGCCCG GGCCAGCCAGTGACCTTCAGTGAGGAAGCCTTCTTGGCCCAGAAGCCTGGGGCACCTCTGCAGGCCTTCCACCAGCGGGCTGTGCACCTGCAGCTGTTCAAACAG TTCATCGAAGCCCGACTGGAGAAGCTCAACAATGGGGAGGGCTTCTCAGATCAATTCGAGCAGGAGATCACCGGCTGCGGGGCCTCCTCAG GGGCCGTTCGATCCTATCAGCTCTGGGCAGACAATCTAAAG AAAGGTGGTGGTGCCCTCCTGCACTCAGTCAAGGCCAAGACCCAACCAGCAGTCAAGAACATGTACCGCTCG GCCAAGAGTGGTTTGAAGGGGGTGCAGAGCCTTCTAATGTATAAG GATGGAGACTCTATCCTGCAGAGGGGGGGCTCTCTGAGGGCCCCAGCCCTCACCAGCCGCTCAGACCGCCTGCAGCAACGCCTCCCAATCACTCGGCACTTTGGACAG AACCGGCCCCTTCGCCCCAGCAGGAGACGCCGGCTGGAAGAGGGAACTTCCGAGCCCCCAGGGGTGGG GACACCCCCTCTGAGTCCTGAGGATGAGGGGTGCCCATGGGCAGAAGAAGCTCTGGACAGCAGCTTCTTAGGGTCTGGAGAAGAACTGGATTTGTTGAGCGAGATTCTGGACAGTCTTAGCGTGGGAGCCAAGAGTGCAGGCAGCCTGAGACCGAGCCAGAGTTTAGACTGCTGTCACAGAGGAGACCTGGACAGCTGCTTCAGCCTG CCTAACATACCAAGATGGCAACCAGACGATAAGAAACTACCAGAGCCAGAGCCCCAGCCCCTGTCCCTGCCATCCCTGCAAAACACCTCATCTTTGGATGCCACCAGCTCTTCAAAGGACCCCAGGTCCCAGCTAATACCCTCAGAGTCCGACCAAGAAGTCATCTCTCCATCCCAGTCCGCAACAGCTTCTGCAGACCCAAGCAGCCGAGGGGACCCCAAACCCTCTCCTCTCACAGAGCCCCTAATTCTTCATCTCGCCCCTTCCCACAAGGCAGCTGAAGATTCTAGAACCCAGGAAAACCCCGCTTCCTGGCTCTCCACTGCacccactgagcccagccctccAGAAAGCCCCCAAATTTTGGCCCCCACAAAGCCCAACTTTGATATAGCCTGGACGTCCCAGCCCCTTGATCCTTCCTCAGACCCCAGTTCTCTGGAGGACCCCAGAGCCCCGTCTCCCAAGGCCCTGCTAGCAGAGCACGCTCACCTCCAGCCACTCGAGGAACCGGGAGCCCTGACTTCCCCTGCTACACCCACCAGCAACTGGCAAAACCTCCAGCCCAGCAGCCGGCCCAGAGTCGCTGATCTTAAGAAGTGCTTTGAGGGTTAA
- the DENND1C gene encoding DENN domain-containing protein 1C isoform X5, whose product MGAEEESRDHRVYKREPPSPVVQHFTFALTDLAGNRRFGFCRLRAGTQSCLCILSHLPWFEVFYKLLNTVGDLLAQDQVSEAEELLQNLFQQSLSGPQASVGLELGSGVTVSSGQGIPPPTPGNSKPLSCFVAPDSGRLPSIPENRNLTELVVAVTDENIVALFAALLAERRVLLTASKLSTLTSCVHASCALLYPMRWEHVLIPTLPPHLLDYCCAPMPYLIGVHASLAEKVREKALEDVVVLNVDANTLETTFNDVQALPPDVVSLLRLRLRKVALAPGEGVSRLFLKAQALLFGGYRDALVCSPGQPVTFSEEAFLAQKPGAPLQAFHQRAVHLQLFKQFIEARLEKLNNGEGFSDQFEQEITGCGASSGAVRSYQLWADNLKKGGGALLHSVKAKTQPAVKNMYRSAKSGLKGVQSLLMYKDGDSILQRGGSLRAPALTSRSDRLQQRLPITRHFGQNRPLRPSRRRRLEEGTSEPPGVGTPPLSPEDEGCPWAEEALDSSFLGSGEELDLLSEILDSLSVGAKSAGSLRPSQSLDCCHRGDLDSCFSLPNIPRWQPDDKKLPEPEPQPLSLPSLQNTSSLDATSSSKDPRSQLIPSESDQEVISPSQSATASADPSSRGDPKPSPLTEPLILHLAPSHKAAEDSRTQENPASWLSTAPTEPSPPESPQILAPTKPNFDIAWTSQPLDPSSDPSSLEDPRAPSPKALLAEHAHLQPLEEPGALTSPATPTSNWQNLQPSSRPRVADLKKCFEG is encoded by the exons ATGGGGGCAGAGGAGGAAAGCAGAGATCACAGGGTTTACA AAAG GGAGCCCCCCAGCCCTGTCGTGCAGCATTTCACCTTCGCCCTCACAGACCTTGCCGGCAACCGCAGATTTGGTTTCTGCCGCCTGCGGGCGGGTACCCAGAGCTGTCTCTGCATCCTCAG CCACTTGCCCTGGTTCGAGGTGTTTTACAAGCTACTGAACACAGTGGGAGACCTCCTAGCCCAGGACCAG GTCTCCGAGGCAGAGGAACTTCTTCAAAATCTGTTTCAGCAGTCCCTGTCTGGGCCCCAGGCCTCAGTGGGGCTGGAGCTG GGCAGCGGAGTGACCGTCTCCAGCGGGCAGGGTATCCCGCCCCCTACCCCGGGAAATAGCAAGCCG CTGTCCTGCTTCGTGGCCCCGGACTCCGGCCGCCTGCCATCCATCCCTGAGAAC AGGAACCTAACGGAGCTGGTGGTGGCCGTGACTGACGAGAACATCGTGGCGCTGTTCGCGGCGCTCCTGGCGGAGAGAAGAGTCCTGCTCACCGCCAGCAAACTCAGCACA CTGACCTCGTGCGTCCACGCGTCCTGCGCGCTCCTGTACCCCATGCGCTGGGAGCACGTGCTGATCCCCACGCTGCCCCCACACCTACTGGACTACTGCTG CGCGCCCATGCCCTACCTCATTGGAGTGCACGCCAGTCTCGCCGAG AAAGTACGAGAAAAAGCTCTGGAGGACGTCGTAGTGCTGAACGTCGACGCCAATACCTTGGAGACAACATTTAACGATGTGCAGGCGCTGCCTCCAGACGTG GTGTCCCTGCTGAGGCTCCGACTCAGGAAGGTCGCCCTGGCCCCCGGGGAAGGGGTGTCCCGTCTCTTCCTCAAAGCCCAGGCCCTGCTCTTCGGGGGGTACCGCGATGCACTTGTCTGCAGCCCG GGCCAGCCAGTGACCTTCAGTGAGGAAGCCTTCTTGGCCCAGAAGCCTGGGGCACCTCTGCAGGCCTTCCACCAGCGGGCTGTGCACCTGCAGCTGTTCAAACAG TTCATCGAAGCCCGACTGGAGAAGCTCAACAATGGGGAGGGCTTCTCAGATCAATTCGAGCAGGAGATCACCGGCTGCGGGGCCTCCTCAG GGGCCGTTCGATCCTATCAGCTCTGGGCAGACAATCTAAAG AAAGGTGGTGGTGCCCTCCTGCACTCAGTCAAGGCCAAGACCCAACCAGCAGTCAAGAACATGTACCGCTCG GCCAAGAGTGGTTTGAAGGGGGTGCAGAGCCTTCTAATGTATAAG GATGGAGACTCTATCCTGCAGAGGGGGGGCTCTCTGAGGGCCCCAGCCCTCACCAGCCGCTCAGACCGCCTGCAGCAACGCCTCCCAATCACTCGGCACTTTGGACAG AACCGGCCCCTTCGCCCCAGCAGGAGACGCCGGCTGGAAGAGGGAACTTCCGAGCCCCCAGGGGTGGG GACACCCCCTCTGAGTCCTGAGGATGAGGGGTGCCCATGGGCAGAAGAAGCTCTGGACAGCAGCTTCTTAGGGTCTGGAGAAGAACTGGATTTGTTGAGCGAGATTCTGGACAGTCTTAGCGTGGGAGCCAAGAGTGCAGGCAGCCTGAGACCGAGCCAGAGTTTAGACTGCTGTCACAGAGGAGACCTGGACAGCTGCTTCAGCCTG CCTAACATACCAAGATGGCAACCAGACGATAAGAAACTACCAGAGCCAGAGCCCCAGCCCCTGTCCCTGCCATCCCTGCAAAACACCTCATCTTTGGATGCCACCAGCTCTTCAAAGGACCCCAGGTCCCAGCTAATACCCTCAGAGTCCGACCAAGAAGTCATCTCTCCATCCCAGTCCGCAACAGCTTCTGCAGACCCAAGCAGCCGAGGGGACCCCAAACCCTCTCCTCTCACAGAGCCCCTAATTCTTCATCTCGCCCCTTCCCACAAGGCAGCTGAAGATTCTAGAACCCAGGAAAACCCCGCTTCCTGGCTCTCCACTGCacccactgagcccagccctccAGAAAGCCCCCAAATTTTGGCCCCCACAAAGCCCAACTTTGATATAGCCTGGACGTCCCAGCCCCTTGATCCTTCCTCAGACCCCAGTTCTCTGGAGGACCCCAGAGCCCCGTCTCCCAAGGCCCTGCTAGCAGAGCACGCTCACCTCCAGCCACTCGAGGAACCGGGAGCCCTGACTTCCCCTGCTACACCCACCAGCAACTGGCAAAACCTCCAGCCCAGCAGCCGGCCCAGAGTCGCTGATCTTAAGAAGTGCTTTGAGGGTTAA